GGCCAGCATGATGATCGCCGAGACCGGGTCGATGCTGTAGGTGATCGGCAGCAGGATCGCGATCGTGGCCGCCGGACCGAGCCCGGGGAGCACGCCGATGAGCATGCCGATCAGCACGCCGACCAGGCAGTAGAGCAGATTCTGGGGTTCGGTGACGAGCGAGAAGCCGTCGAGGAATGCGTTGACGTCCATGGGGGATCCGCTCAGAACAGGTGGGGCAGCGGGATGCGCAGCCCGTAGAGGAACAGGAAGTAGAACGCGGCGACAGTGACCACGGAGGTGATGATCGTGCTGCGCCAGGACTCGCCGCCGAGCCACCTCAGCCAGATCACGCACAGCAGCAGCGACGGGATCTCGAAGCCGACCGCGGGCATCAGCACGCCGAGGCCGACGAAGGTGGCCAGCCCGACCACGGGCAGCATGCTGGAGCGGGTGAACGCCTCGCTGTCGCTCAGGTTGCGGCCGACCATGAGCAGCCCGAGCGCCAGCAGGGTGATGGCCATGCTGACCACGAACGGCCACAGGCCAGGGCCAGGCTGGCGCGGCGAGCCGAGGCCGTAGCCGTAGGCGAGCACCGCGCCACCGATACCGACGACGAGAGCGACGAGCGCACCCACGATCTGGTACGCCGGGCCACCCGCCGGAGGGCGTTCGTCCTCCAGGTCGTGGGCCACCTCGGCCCGGATCTCGGCCAGGATGTCCTGGCCTTCGGTGTCATCGGTGCCGGGATCAGGCGTAGGGGTGCGTTCGTCGCTCATCGTCATCCTGTCGTCCTTCGTACGCTCGCGTGCGCGGGTCAGCGGGGGTCAGCTGGCGCCGAGGTCGAGGTCGTACTTCTCGACCAGGTCGGCGAACCGCTTCCTGTCCTTCTCGAGCTGGTCGACCACCTCGTCGCCGGAGAGCTCCATCGGCGTCAGGCTGTTCTGCTTGTTGAAGTCCTGGTAGGCCTTGGTCTCGAACGTCGCCTCCATCGCTT
The sequence above is drawn from the Nocardioides albertanoniae genome and encodes:
- a CDS encoding tripartite tricarboxylate transporter TctB family protein; amino-acid sequence: MSDERTPTPDPGTDDTEGQDILAEIRAEVAHDLEDERPPAGGPAYQIVGALVALVVGIGGAVLAYGYGLGSPRQPGPGLWPFVVSMAITLLALGLLMVGRNLSDSEAFTRSSMLPVVGLATFVGLGVLMPAVGFEIPSLLLCVIWLRWLGGESWRSTIITSVVTVAAFYFLFLYGLRIPLPHLF